The following coding sequences are from one Myxococcus guangdongensis window:
- a CDS encoding peptide ABC transporter substrate-binding protein yields MPTTLDWSHSDPESWANYPVMLATQKGLTLLGADHSVRPGLAERWERARDEKGREVYVFHLRGDVRWSDGAPLVARDFVVGWRRALRGRERGEMADLEGASEVLALQDRMAPEADIRAALEHVGVEAVDTRTLRVTLAHPRSYFLARIANVYIFYPAPSADLEGRSDEEVRDYFDRPRDGRPLALGPYRVESWDRAGERVRLVYNPRSAFPPPMAPGEVPVPVITLMKSEIGPALYERDRVDFVFVDSAAALRVKRPEDLQREPLLSTYYLAFNTERAPLDRPEVRRALSRALDREALMAGLLPAARPSHVLLPPELPGAASAEEALRLPHYEPERAKADLASVVGMERPLRLVYRSGDNFVPEVAIAERVAAQLARVGVKVELEARSDFTAEISRRTAQGPRAYDLYLRRLGGDYAHPNTFFTLFERSGNHQTGWETQGGGEPMARFERLLEAGDGEADEARARTMYVQAQEVLVGEQAVIAPLYHPDRYFRARDTLRGLDVDPFNFLALRTLRRAAPPVAPTEVAR; encoded by the coding sequence ATGCCCACCACGCTGGATTGGAGCCATTCGGACCCGGAGAGCTGGGCGAACTACCCGGTGATGCTGGCGACGCAGAAGGGGCTGACGCTGCTGGGCGCGGACCACTCGGTGCGGCCGGGGTTGGCGGAGCGGTGGGAACGCGCTCGCGACGAGAAGGGCCGCGAGGTCTACGTCTTCCACCTGCGGGGGGATGTGCGGTGGTCGGATGGCGCTCCGCTCGTGGCCCGAGACTTCGTCGTGGGGTGGCGGCGCGCGCTGCGGGGACGTGAGCGCGGGGAGATGGCGGACCTGGAGGGTGCGTCGGAGGTGCTGGCGCTGCAGGACCGCATGGCGCCCGAGGCGGACATCCGCGCGGCGCTGGAGCACGTGGGCGTGGAGGCGGTGGACACGCGGACGCTCCGGGTGACGCTGGCGCATCCGCGCAGCTACTTCCTGGCCCGCATCGCGAACGTCTACATCTTCTACCCGGCGCCCTCGGCGGATTTGGAGGGGCGCTCGGATGAGGAGGTCCGTGACTATTTCGACCGGCCTCGTGATGGTCGGCCGCTGGCCTTGGGGCCGTATCGCGTGGAGAGCTGGGACCGGGCGGGGGAGCGGGTGCGGTTGGTCTACAACCCGCGCTCGGCATTTCCTCCGCCCATGGCTCCGGGCGAGGTGCCCGTGCCCGTCATCACGTTGATGAAGTCGGAGATTGGTCCCGCGCTGTATGAGCGGGACCGGGTGGACTTCGTCTTCGTGGACAGCGCCGCGGCGCTGCGTGTGAAGCGTCCCGAGGACCTCCAGCGCGAGCCGCTGTTGTCGACGTACTACCTGGCGTTCAACACGGAGCGCGCGCCGTTGGACAGGCCCGAGGTCCGTCGCGCGCTGTCACGGGCGTTGGACCGTGAGGCGTTGATGGCGGGGTTGCTGCCGGCCGCGCGGCCGTCTCATGTGTTGCTGCCTCCGGAGCTGCCGGGGGCGGCGTCGGCCGAGGAGGCGCTGCGGCTGCCGCACTACGAGCCCGAGCGCGCGAAGGCGGACCTGGCGTCGGTGGTCGGGATGGAGCGGCCGTTGAGGCTGGTGTACCGCTCGGGGGACAACTTCGTGCCGGAGGTGGCGATCGCCGAGCGCGTGGCGGCGCAGCTGGCCCGGGTGGGCGTGAAGGTGGAGCTGGAGGCGCGCTCCGACTTCACGGCGGAGATTTCGCGGCGCACGGCGCAGGGGCCTCGCGCGTATGACTTGTACCTGCGCCGGTTGGGCGGGGACTACGCGCACCCGAACACGTTCTTCACGCTCTTCGAGCGCTCGGGCAATCACCAGACGGGCTGGGAGACGCAGGGCGGTGGCGAGCCCATGGCGCGCTTCGAGCGACTGCTGGAGGCCGGGGACGGCGAGGCGGACGAGGCGCGCGCGCGGACGATGTACGTGCAGGCGCAGGAGGTGCTGGTGGGGGAGCAGGCGGTGATTGCGCCGCTGTACCACCCGGACCGCTACTTCCGAGCGCGCGACACGTTGCGCGGCCTGGATGTGGACCCGTTCAACTTCCTGGCACTGCGCACGCTGCGCAGGGCCGCGCCGCCGGTGGCGCCCACCGAGGTGGCGCGATGA
- a CDS encoding ABC transporter permease subunit: MMAVVQKLARQLVLVPVVAVASYFLMAMLPLTTESDAKRQASPELMASYRRDLGLGEPLGFLRPWEKLWRGERLGTSAQGITGDELARKLSGSVGVGLLALPLALTWALGFALVRTRWRRGRWSALGDVVPALAFGTPVFIPALLLAPAVVERGHMLPELCAALVTSIWPGIFLGTLVGDSLETELSRDYVRTALGKGLSQGTVLRRHVLPNVLPALLDAVGPVATALLAGSFAAERVLGLPYFGQLYVLAVLNKQVAVVVVATTTFASLLVVVSLAVEVARYVVDPRSREARA, encoded by the coding sequence ATGATGGCCGTGGTCCAGAAGCTCGCGCGGCAGTTGGTGCTGGTGCCCGTGGTCGCGGTGGCCTCTTACTTCCTCATGGCCATGTTGCCGCTCACCACGGAGAGCGACGCCAAGCGGCAGGCCTCCCCGGAGCTGATGGCGTCGTATCGACGGGACCTCGGCCTCGGTGAGCCGCTCGGCTTCCTGCGTCCCTGGGAGAAGCTGTGGCGCGGTGAGCGGCTGGGCACGAGCGCGCAGGGCATCACCGGCGACGAGCTGGCGCGCAAGCTGTCGGGCAGCGTGGGCGTGGGGTTGCTCGCGCTTCCCCTGGCCCTGACGTGGGCGCTGGGCTTCGCGCTGGTGCGCACGCGCTGGCGGCGAGGTCGGTGGTCCGCGCTGGGGGACGTCGTGCCGGCGCTGGCCTTCGGTACGCCCGTGTTCATCCCCGCGCTGTTGCTCGCGCCCGCGGTGGTGGAGCGTGGGCACATGCTGCCGGAGCTGTGCGCGGCGCTCGTCACGTCCATCTGGCCGGGCATCTTCCTGGGCACGCTGGTGGGGGACTCGCTGGAGACGGAGCTGTCGCGCGACTATGTGCGCACCGCGCTGGGCAAGGGGCTGTCGCAGGGCACGGTGCTGCGTCGCCATGTGCTTCCGAACGTGCTGCCCGCGCTGCTCGATGCCGTGGGGCCGGTGGCCACGGCGCTGCTCGCCGGCTCGTTCGCGGCCGAGCGCGTGCTGGGGCTGCCTTACTTCGGACAGCTCTACGTGCTCGCGGTGCTCAACAAGCAGGTCGCCGTCGTCGTGGTGGCGACCACCACGTTCGCCTCGCTGCTCGTCGTCGTGAGCCTCGCGGTGGAGGTGGCCCGCTACGTCGTGGACCCGCGCTCGCGTGAGGCCCGCGCATGA
- a CDS encoding ABC transporter permease subunit yields the protein MSRIPARARFGLVLLVGLGVLSLVAGRLFPDVLANTCPLGVDPTRPDRTVCELAFGGLWVSLAVGLCAGGLSTLIGLVVAAVARLAGGAWEQALLRGVDAVFALPDVLVVMVLQLAGQSLADAGLGGGLGPFGLMVMSLALVGWAGPARMFRNRLATLEGQEYVAAARALGGGGTHVLRVHLWPALRPFALAVFLSRLPTAILTESTVSFFGIARMEPMSLGRYLGTSYAALIYEGGARVVLPAWALLVMLVLGASLASQALSAGPRKAS from the coding sequence ATGAGCCGCATCCCCGCGCGTGCCCGCTTCGGACTCGTGCTCCTCGTCGGGCTCGGTGTCCTCAGTCTCGTCGCCGGGCGGCTGTTCCCGGACGTGCTCGCGAACACGTGCCCGTTGGGTGTGGACCCGACGCGTCCGGACCGTACCGTGTGCGAGCTGGCCTTCGGTGGCCTCTGGGTCTCCCTCGCCGTGGGCCTGTGCGCTGGAGGGCTCTCCACGCTCATCGGCCTCGTCGTCGCCGCGGTGGCGCGGCTCGCGGGTGGTGCGTGGGAGCAGGCCCTGCTTCGCGGCGTGGACGCGGTCTTCGCCCTGCCCGATGTGCTCGTGGTGATGGTGCTCCAGCTCGCCGGCCAGTCGCTCGCGGACGCGGGGCTCGGCGGTGGACTGGGGCCCTTCGGGTTGATGGTGATGTCGCTCGCGCTGGTCGGGTGGGCCGGGCCCGCGCGCATGTTCCGCAACCGGCTGGCCACGCTCGAGGGGCAGGAGTACGTTGCCGCGGCGCGCGCGCTCGGCGGTGGCGGCACCCATGTCCTGCGCGTCCACTTGTGGCCCGCGCTCAGGCCCTTCGCGCTCGCCGTGTTCCTGAGCCGACTGCCCACCGCCATCCTCACCGAGTCCACCGTCAGCTTCTTCGGCATCGCTCGCATGGAGCCGATGTCCCTGGGCCGCTACCTGGGCACCAGCTACGCCGCGCTCATCTACGAGGGCGGCGCGCGCGTGGTGCTCCCCGCGTGGGCGCTGTTGGTGATGCTGGTGCTCGGCGCGTCGCTCGCCTCCCAGGCGCTCTCGGCGGGCCCTCGCAAGGCCTCCTGA
- a CDS encoding response regulator, with product MSLPTTEELIPVLGPDAKERTERSDELKVEPVRSAVLVVEDDPSHREILVEMLAGWGYEPLPVGSAEEAEFAVRNKRMDAAIVDVFLPGRSGATLMSRLRERFPQAVLIGVSAMSDSAMARKCKGLGADLFIGKPLNPERLSEALQSKHTSWH from the coding sequence ATGTCCCTGCCCACCACTGAAGAGTTGATCCCCGTGCTCGGCCCCGACGCGAAGGAGCGCACTGAGCGCAGTGACGAGTTGAAGGTGGAGCCCGTGCGCAGCGCGGTGCTCGTCGTGGAGGACGACCCGTCCCACCGCGAAATCCTCGTGGAGATGCTGGCCGGTTGGGGCTACGAGCCCCTGCCCGTGGGCAGCGCCGAGGAGGCGGAGTTCGCCGTGCGCAACAAGCGCATGGACGCCGCCATCGTCGACGTGTTCCTGCCTGGCCGCAGCGGTGCCACGCTGATGTCACGGCTTCGCGAGCGCTTCCCTCAGGCCGTGCTCATCGGCGTGAGCGCGATGAGCGACTCGGCCATGGCGCGCAAGTGCAAGGGCCTGGGCGCGGACCTGTTCATCGGCAAGCCGCTCAACCCCGAGCGCCTGTCCGAGGCGCTCCAGTCGAAGCACACCAGCTGGCACTGA
- a CDS encoding YqgE/AlgH family protein — MKNLAPGFLLAMPQLGDPNFYRSVVLMIEHGESGSMGLVVNRGAPLTLGELARGQKLDIHADRSSHPVYLGGPVEPQRGFVLHDDGGVLEKHSVLPGLFLSVTLDALGPLLERSAPRLRFCLGYAGWGPKQLESEIAAGSWLFTEASSEAVLGLEPGKLWETTLRGMGVDPAMLVMGRGMN; from the coding sequence GTGAAGAACCTCGCTCCCGGCTTCCTGCTGGCCATGCCTCAGCTCGGGGACCCGAACTTCTACCGCTCGGTCGTCTTGATGATCGAGCACGGGGAGTCCGGCTCCATGGGGCTCGTCGTCAACCGGGGCGCGCCCTTGACGCTGGGCGAGCTGGCCCGTGGTCAGAAGCTCGACATCCACGCGGACCGCTCCAGCCACCCCGTGTACCTGGGCGGCCCGGTGGAGCCCCAGCGTGGCTTCGTGCTGCACGACGATGGTGGGGTGCTGGAGAAGCACTCCGTGCTGCCGGGCCTGTTCCTCAGCGTGACGCTGGACGCGCTGGGCCCGCTGTTGGAGCGCAGCGCGCCCCGGCTTCGCTTCTGCCTGGGGTATGCGGGCTGGGGTCCCAAGCAGTTGGAGAGTGAAATCGCCGCCGGCTCGTGGCTCTTCACGGAGGCCTCGAGCGAGGCGGTGCTGGGCCTGGAGCCTGGCAAGTTGTGGGAGACCACGTTGCGTGGCATGGGCGTGGACCCGGCCATGCTGGTGATGGGAAGGGGAATGAACTGA
- a CDS encoding BolA family protein: protein MLDAEFVRSRILEALPGSEVEVHDTTGTGDHFEARVVSADFAGKMMVQQHQLVYAPLQQWLKSGELHALALKTYSPEQWKKLGNR, encoded by the coding sequence ATGCTCGACGCAGAATTCGTCCGCAGCCGCATCCTGGAGGCCCTGCCGGGCTCCGAGGTGGAGGTCCATGACACCACCGGGACGGGGGACCATTTCGAGGCCCGCGTCGTCAGCGCGGACTTCGCCGGCAAGATGATGGTGCAGCAGCACCAGCTCGTGTATGCGCCGCTCCAGCAGTGGCTCAAGTCGGGCGAGCTGCATGCGCTCGCACTCAAGACCTATTCACCCGAGCAGTGGAAGAAGCTCGGGAACCGCTAA
- the grxD gene encoding Grx4 family monothiol glutaredoxin, protein MNPDLKARFDSITQSHPIVLFMKGNALFPQCGFSARALQILQPHGEVFTVDVLADPEVRQGIKDYTNWPTIPQIFIKGQFVGGVDILTGLAESGELADLVAGKSPA, encoded by the coding sequence ATGAACCCCGACCTCAAGGCCCGGTTCGACAGCATCACGCAGTCGCACCCCATCGTCCTCTTCATGAAGGGCAACGCCCTGTTCCCCCAGTGCGGCTTCTCCGCGCGGGCGCTGCAGATCCTGCAGCCCCACGGTGAGGTCTTCACGGTGGACGTGCTGGCGGACCCCGAGGTGCGCCAGGGCATCAAGGACTACACGAACTGGCCCACCATTCCGCAGATCTTCATCAAGGGGCAGTTCGTCGGCGGCGTCGACATCCTGACCGGGCTGGCCGAGAGCGGCGAGCTGGCGGACCTGGTCGCGGGCAAGTCCCCGGCCTGA
- a CDS encoding DUF2914 domain-containing protein produces the protein MVTATPPNTSQKNEETSEPSGAPAPEAVVPANVVVTEAAPGVVVPVAVDPDDLVDTAKTPTLMEKVQAFRTRHEKWEMAAFFFGGFLYDIISLSRIDDTLTLVQSFAYLLVLATLLLLEQRYPEGVEPPKLLEKVWRWREDAIHFFFGSLLSVFMLLLFKSTSGFTPYLFVIGMFALLVANELPLFRKMGPVVRVSLLSLCVTMYFACLLPVVIGRIGFWVFLLAMALGCASMYGLMRLMARWRPDMHYLVRNVAVPGFGVQVALLACYLVGIIPPIPLAVQYSGIFHDVKRVSPGVYQLTSVDDSVWFKPWTWFGPDFVIRPGDKPYYFFRIFAPKNFAPYKVRVRWFYDHPEKGWTTNGSGFVANVSSNGTDGGYRYYATTSNLKPGNWRVVLETEDGHEINRLSFTAGADTRTEPRELEVKYSTLKELLPLSTEEWEKTRKTPAAPAGGSVPGTAPAPADEVAPQVAPAPTP, from the coding sequence GTGGTCACCGCTACTCCGCCCAACACCTCCCAGAAGAACGAAGAGACCTCCGAGCCGTCGGGTGCCCCGGCGCCGGAGGCAGTCGTCCCCGCCAACGTCGTCGTGACGGAGGCCGCCCCGGGTGTCGTCGTGCCCGTCGCGGTGGACCCCGATGACCTGGTGGACACGGCGAAGACGCCCACGCTGATGGAGAAGGTGCAGGCGTTCCGTACGCGGCACGAGAAGTGGGAGATGGCCGCGTTCTTCTTCGGCGGCTTCCTCTACGACATCATCTCGCTCAGCCGCATCGACGACACGCTGACGCTGGTGCAGAGCTTCGCGTACCTGCTCGTCCTGGCGACGCTGCTGCTGCTCGAGCAGCGCTACCCGGAGGGGGTGGAGCCGCCGAAGCTCCTGGAGAAGGTGTGGCGTTGGCGCGAGGACGCCATCCACTTCTTCTTCGGCAGCCTGCTCAGCGTCTTCATGCTGCTCTTGTTCAAGAGCACGTCGGGCTTCACGCCCTACCTCTTCGTCATCGGCATGTTCGCGCTGCTGGTGGCCAACGAGCTGCCGCTGTTCCGCAAGATGGGCCCGGTGGTGCGCGTCTCGCTGCTGAGCCTGTGCGTGACGATGTACTTCGCGTGCCTGTTGCCGGTGGTCATCGGGCGCATCGGCTTCTGGGTGTTCCTGCTGGCGATGGCGCTGGGCTGCGCGAGCATGTACGGGCTGATGCGGCTGATGGCGCGCTGGCGTCCGGACATGCACTATCTGGTGCGCAACGTCGCGGTGCCGGGCTTCGGTGTGCAGGTGGCGCTGCTGGCCTGCTACCTGGTGGGCATCATCCCGCCCATCCCGCTCGCGGTGCAGTACTCGGGCATCTTCCACGACGTGAAGCGCGTCAGCCCGGGCGTGTACCAGCTGACGTCAGTGGATGACTCGGTCTGGTTCAAGCCGTGGACGTGGTTCGGTCCGGACTTCGTCATCCGGCCCGGCGACAAGCCGTACTATTTCTTCCGCATCTTCGCGCCGAAGAACTTCGCGCCCTACAAGGTGCGGGTGCGCTGGTTCTACGACCACCCGGAGAAGGGGTGGACGACGAACGGCAGCGGCTTCGTCGCCAACGTCAGCAGCAACGGGACGGATGGCGGCTATCGCTACTACGCGACGACGTCCAACCTGAAGCCGGGCAACTGGCGGGTGGTGTTGGAGACGGAGGACGGGCACGAGATCAACCGCCTGTCCTTCACCGCGGGGGCGGACACCCGCACCGAGCCTCGTGAACTGGAGGTGAAGTACTCCACGCTCAAGGAGCTCCTCCCGCTGTCGACCGAGGAGTGGGAGAAGACGCGGAAGACGCCGGCCGCGCCCGCGGGTGGGTCGGTGCCCGGGACGGCGCCGGCTCCGGCCGATGAGGTTGCCCCGCAGGTGGCTCCCGCTCCGACGCCTTGA
- a CDS encoding winged helix DNA-binding domain-containing protein produces the protein MLASVLTTRELNRALLARQFLLRRTRESVLHVLEHLVGLQAQAGNAPYLGLWTRMEDFQLADLTRRYEQREVVRATLLRSTQHLVTARDYQSLRPALQPVLDRMFSHSAYPRELAGLDMDALLAEGRQLLSREPLSSVELGRRLQARWPERDAQSLAFVVRVAESLVTVPPFGTWGVGGEVEFTPSESWLGAPLQPALALESLVRRYLGAFGPASVKDMQHWSGFVRLGEVFERMRAELRVFRDEQGVELFDLPDAPRPDGDTPVPVRFVPEFDNLLLSHSDRARIISEPHRKRVFTVNGIIRPTVLMDGFVRGMWKLKWEKTRVTLHVSPFARLSGGDREALTQEGLRLLAFAAADASTHDVRFAPVS, from the coding sequence GTGCTGGCATCCGTGCTGACGACGCGCGAGCTGAACCGGGCATTGCTCGCGCGCCAGTTCCTGCTGCGACGGACCCGTGAGTCCGTGCTCCATGTTCTCGAGCATCTGGTGGGACTCCAGGCCCAGGCCGGCAATGCGCCCTATCTGGGCCTGTGGACGCGGATGGAGGACTTCCAGCTCGCGGACCTCACCCGGCGCTACGAGCAACGGGAGGTGGTGCGGGCGACGCTGCTGCGCTCCACGCAGCACCTGGTCACCGCGCGGGACTACCAGTCGCTGCGCCCCGCGCTCCAGCCCGTGTTGGACCGGATGTTCAGCCACAGCGCCTATCCGCGAGAGCTCGCGGGGCTGGACATGGACGCGCTGCTCGCCGAGGGACGCCAGCTCCTCTCGCGTGAGCCCCTGAGCTCGGTGGAGTTGGGGCGGCGACTCCAGGCTCGCTGGCCGGAGCGGGATGCCCAGTCCCTGGCGTTCGTGGTGCGTGTCGCCGAGTCACTCGTCACGGTGCCTCCGTTCGGCACCTGGGGCGTGGGCGGGGAGGTGGAGTTCACTCCGTCGGAGTCGTGGCTCGGTGCACCCTTGCAGCCCGCGCTCGCGCTGGAGTCACTGGTGCGGCGCTACCTGGGCGCCTTCGGTCCCGCGAGTGTGAAAGACATGCAGCACTGGTCCGGCTTCGTGCGACTGGGCGAAGTCTTCGAGCGGATGCGCGCCGAGCTGCGCGTGTTCCGCGACGAGCAGGGCGTCGAGCTGTTCGACCTGCCCGACGCTCCCCGGCCCGACGGTGACACGCCGGTGCCCGTGCGCTTCGTGCCCGAGTTCGACAACCTGCTGCTGTCCCACTCGGACCGCGCGCGCATCATCTCCGAGCCGCATCGCAAGCGCGTCTTCACCGTCAACGGCATCATCCGTCCGACGGTGCTCATGGACGGCTTCGTGCGCGGCATGTGGAAGCTGAAGTGGGAGAAGACGCGCGTCACGCTGCACGTCTCGCCCTTCGCGCGACTGTCCGGTGGCGACCGCGAGGCGCTGACTCAAGAGGGGCTGCGTCTGCTCGCCTTCGCGGCGGCGGATGCCTCGACCCACGACGTGCGCTTCGCTCCGGTGTCCTGA